A stretch of the Bordetella genomosp. 8 genome encodes the following:
- a CDS encoding SMP-30/gluconolactonase/LRE family protein, producing MWQPSERYPDPRIEVIDPRFSRYVIFSAAVEQLGTGMRWAEGPVWFGDGRYLLVSDIPNNRIMRWDEPTGAFSVFRQPSRNANGNTRDLQGRLITCEHEGRRVTRTEHDGSITVLADRYEGKRLNSPNDVVVKSDGSVWFTDPPFGIGGWYEGLPGRQELPAQVYRWDAETGELTVVIEGADGPNGLCFSPDESVLYLVQSRATPHRLITAHDVSTDGRGVGAGRVHIDCGPGTSDGIRCDVDGSLWCGWGMGSEELDGVAVFAPDGVRIGHIHLPERCANLCFGGPQRNRLFMAAGKSLYSVYVNTQGATVLR from the coding sequence GTGTGGCAACCCAGTGAACGCTATCCCGATCCGCGCATCGAAGTCATCGATCCGCGCTTCTCCCGTTATGTGATCTTCTCCGCCGCGGTCGAACAGCTGGGTACAGGCATGCGCTGGGCGGAAGGGCCGGTCTGGTTCGGCGACGGCCGCTATCTGCTGGTGAGCGATATTCCCAACAATCGCATCATGCGATGGGACGAACCCACAGGCGCCTTCAGCGTATTCCGCCAACCGTCGCGCAACGCCAACGGCAACACGCGCGACCTGCAGGGCCGGCTGATCACCTGCGAACACGAAGGGCGCCGGGTGACGCGCACCGAGCATGACGGGTCCATCACGGTGCTGGCCGACCGTTACGAGGGCAAGCGCTTGAACTCGCCCAATGACGTGGTGGTGAAGTCGGACGGCTCGGTCTGGTTCACCGACCCGCCGTTCGGCATCGGCGGCTGGTACGAAGGGCTGCCGGGCAGGCAGGAACTGCCGGCGCAGGTGTACCGGTGGGATGCGGAGACGGGCGAGCTCACCGTGGTGATCGAAGGCGCCGACGGGCCCAACGGGCTGTGCTTCTCGCCGGACGAAAGCGTGCTGTACCTGGTCCAGTCACGCGCCACGCCACACCGGCTGATCACGGCGCACGACGTTTCCACGGACGGCCGCGGCGTGGGCGCGGGGCGCGTCCATATCGACTGCGGGCCGGGGACGTCCGACGGCATACGGTGCGATGTGGACGGCAGTCTGTGGTGCGGCTGGGGGATGGGGTCTGAAGAACTCGACGGCGTGGCGGTGTTCGCGCCCGATGGGGTACGGATAGGGCACATCCATCTGCCCGAACGCTGCGCGAATCTGTGCTTCGGCGGGCCGCAAAGAAACCGCCTGTTCATGGCGGCGGGCAAGTCGCTGTATTCGGTGTACGTCAACACGCAGGGCGCCACGGTTCTGCGCTGA
- a CDS encoding ABC transporter substrate-binding protein, translating into MPLSRRNFVLGTTGILGASAIGAPRFARAADEPLRIGWLAALTGPSSAPGVGFDRGVKFAAETLNAAGGVKGRKIEIITRDTQGDPTKAVNATQEMINSVKVDAIWGPTNSGESLAVTPIMARARIPNIHPCVIDSLIDPKKFPNAFRIAPSNEQWDDATRNYCLKVLKVKKIAVIGDTTGYGVSALKASVANFKRDGADVVYSNNIDATQPDMTPDMTRARNAGAEVIVIWSVSTGMEARLFNARGEMGWDVVFAGHPSMASGEIRGLLSKPQNWDKVYAVGYRSCSYDAGGKLPPRSQEFVDKVKGKVNLDDTLFWWVTAGYDAVQMVAKAVQESGATSKDIIAYWNTLNPYQGYFGNYTYTPEQHNGYPTADVVMSAANSAKHGTFALAPGYA; encoded by the coding sequence GGATATTGGGAGCGTCGGCCATCGGTGCCCCGCGTTTCGCCAGAGCGGCGGACGAGCCGCTGCGCATAGGCTGGCTGGCCGCGCTGACGGGTCCCAGCTCCGCGCCGGGCGTCGGCTTCGACCGCGGCGTGAAGTTCGCGGCGGAAACGCTGAATGCCGCGGGTGGCGTCAAGGGCCGCAAGATCGAGATCATCACCCGCGACACGCAAGGCGATCCCACCAAGGCGGTTAACGCCACGCAGGAGATGATCAACTCCGTCAAGGTGGACGCCATCTGGGGGCCGACCAATTCCGGCGAATCGCTGGCCGTGACACCCATCATGGCGCGCGCCCGCATCCCGAACATCCATCCCTGCGTGATCGACAGCCTGATCGATCCGAAGAAATTCCCCAATGCCTTTCGCATCGCGCCGTCCAATGAGCAATGGGACGACGCCACGCGCAACTACTGCCTGAAGGTGCTGAAGGTAAAGAAGATCGCCGTGATCGGCGACACCACCGGCTACGGCGTCAGCGCCCTGAAGGCCAGCGTGGCGAACTTCAAGCGCGATGGCGCCGACGTGGTCTACAGCAACAACATCGATGCCACGCAGCCGGACATGACGCCCGACATGACGCGGGCGCGCAATGCCGGCGCGGAAGTGATCGTGATCTGGAGCGTCTCCACCGGCATGGAGGCGCGCCTGTTCAACGCGCGCGGCGAGATGGGCTGGGATGTGGTCTTCGCCGGCCATCCTTCCATGGCATCGGGGGAAATCCGTGGCCTGCTCAGCAAGCCGCAGAACTGGGACAAGGTCTATGCGGTGGGCTACCGCAGCTGCAGCTACGACGCCGGCGGCAAACTACCGCCGCGCTCGCAGGAATTCGTCGACAAGGTGAAGGGCAAGGTCAACCTGGACGACACCCTGTTCTGGTGGGTCACGGCAGGCTATGACGCGGTGCAGATGGTGGCGAAGGCCGTGCAGGAAAGCGGCGCGACGTCGAAGGACATCATCGCCTACTGGAATACGCTGAACCCCTATCAGGGCTATTTCGGCAACTACACCTATACGCCCGAACAGCACAATGGCTACCCGACGGCGGACGTCGTCATGTCGGCGGCCAACTCCGCCAAGCATGGCACCTTCGCGCTGGCGCCGGGCTACGCCTGA
- a CDS encoding branched-chain amino acid ABC transporter permease, which yields MLGSIIASGLAMGAVYALIGITYNTMFATSRVMSFTAGQLGMLGGVLGSLFILKLGLPPWLGFIATLAGCALMGVATELVAVRPVLKSLDQHLYVLSTLALALMIQQVTAIEWGTEPQPFPRLFGWGSGVADEKFWLPVVACALVVLGLEYLYRRTLVGMAFLAVAEDNFAARALGLPERQLRVWSYVLAAVIGGIAGFASGQLMLAFFANGTLLNFYGFVPVALGGLGNNRGALVGGLALGLFQQAANFTVGGVFASIAVFVLFIVVLLAVPQGLFGSSTARRV from the coding sequence ATGCTCGGCTCCATCATCGCATCCGGCCTGGCGATGGGCGCGGTCTACGCGCTCATCGGCATCACCTACAACACCATGTTCGCGACCTCGCGCGTCATGAGCTTCACCGCGGGGCAGCTGGGCATGCTGGGCGGCGTGCTGGGCTCGCTGTTCATCCTGAAGCTGGGGCTGCCGCCCTGGCTGGGATTCATCGCGACGCTGGCCGGTTGCGCGCTGATGGGCGTGGCCACGGAGCTGGTGGCGGTGCGGCCCGTGCTGAAGAGCCTGGACCAGCATCTTTACGTGCTGTCCACGCTGGCGCTGGCGCTGATGATCCAGCAGGTGACCGCCATCGAGTGGGGCACCGAGCCGCAGCCATTCCCGCGCCTGTTCGGCTGGGGCTCGGGCGTCGCCGACGAAAAGTTCTGGTTGCCGGTCGTCGCCTGCGCGCTCGTCGTGTTGGGACTGGAATACCTGTACCGCCGCACGCTGGTCGGCATGGCCTTCCTGGCCGTGGCGGAAGACAATTTCGCGGCACGCGCGCTGGGCCTGCCGGAACGTCAACTGCGCGTATGGAGCTATGTGCTGGCCGCGGTCATCGGCGGCATCGCCGGCTTCGCCAGCGGCCAGCTGATGTTGGCCTTCTTCGCCAATGGCACGCTGCTGAACTTCTATGGTTTCGTTCCGGTGGCGCTGGGTGGCTTGGGCAATAACCGCGGCGCCCTGGTCGGCGGCCTCGCATTGGGCCTGTTCCAGCAGGCCGCCAACTTCACCGTGGGCGGCGTCTTCGCATCCATCGCGGTGTTCGTGCTGTTCATCGTCGTGCTGCTGGCAGTGCCGCAGGGCCTGTTCGGCAGCTCGACGGCGCGGAGGGTGTGA
- a CDS encoding branched-chain amino acid ABC transporter ATP-binding protein/permease has product MGAKSGLQGLAAGGGDSIVRRGGTGHDPASQPAPAANGGAGQGHRDASARLHALWPFLAIFLIAALLPFSGNTYWTVIATRAAIYWILVSGLNLVVGFAGQLAIGYVALLTLGAYITSVLAAGNVLPAVPPFVALACAGVGGGIFGLIVGLPALRLRTFYFAMTTLGFATIVTQIALAWQDVTGGGIGLSGPALPAPFDSEMGLYYLCLAIAGVGTLLTSNVARSRYGRGLIAVRDAEVAAEASGISKVRLLALVFILAGVLAAVAGGLFASLQTYITPDAFTFELSVLFFISILIGGRGSILGPLLGTVILTVLPEIAAPLAAWSNFLYALMLLVIVLVAPGGIAALLDFRNRRPLPANRSIAPEPAPLAQLLTTTPASGGIALQNIVLSFGGVRAIDGLSLKIEPGQIHGLIGPNGSGKTTTLNVISGYCTPEAGTLSLNGAALALGQPLLRAPRGIARTYQTPRIIGEASVLQNVMIGGTLQGHASFVESMLHLPRHRRDERVLHDAARTALRVVGLGAVAEVRADRLQHSELRFLEIARALMLRPSFLLLDEPAAGLAAEEIRRLGELIRHIARHGTGVLLVEHHADLIFDICDHVTVLNLGRVLADGTPAQVREHKEVVSAYLGG; this is encoded by the coding sequence ATGGGAGCGAAGAGCGGGTTGCAGGGGCTGGCGGCGGGCGGTGGCGACAGCATCGTACGGCGCGGCGGCACGGGCCATGACCCGGCGAGCCAGCCCGCGCCGGCCGCCAACGGCGGCGCGGGACAAGGGCATCGCGACGCCTCGGCCCGGCTGCATGCGCTGTGGCCCTTCCTGGCGATCTTCCTGATCGCGGCGCTGCTGCCCTTCAGCGGCAACACGTATTGGACCGTCATCGCCACGCGCGCGGCCATCTATTGGATCCTGGTGTCCGGGCTGAACCTGGTGGTGGGTTTCGCCGGGCAGCTCGCCATCGGCTACGTGGCGCTGCTGACGCTGGGCGCCTACATCACCAGCGTCCTGGCTGCGGGCAACGTACTGCCGGCCGTGCCGCCCTTCGTCGCGCTGGCCTGCGCCGGCGTGGGCGGCGGCATCTTCGGGCTGATCGTGGGATTGCCCGCGCTGCGCTTGCGCACCTTCTACTTCGCCATGACCACGCTGGGCTTCGCCACCATCGTCACGCAGATCGCGCTGGCGTGGCAGGACGTGACCGGCGGCGGCATCGGGCTGTCGGGACCGGCGCTGCCGGCGCCCTTCGACAGCGAGATGGGCTTGTACTACCTGTGCCTGGCGATCGCCGGCGTCGGCACGCTGCTGACGTCCAATGTGGCGCGCAGCCGCTACGGCCGCGGCCTGATCGCCGTGCGCGACGCCGAAGTCGCGGCGGAAGCCAGCGGCATTTCCAAGGTCAGGTTGCTGGCGCTGGTCTTCATCCTGGCCGGCGTACTGGCGGCGGTGGCCGGGGGCCTGTTCGCTTCGCTGCAGACCTACATCACGCCCGATGCCTTCACCTTCGAACTGTCGGTGCTGTTCTTTATTTCCATCCTGATCGGCGGACGCGGCTCCATCCTGGGCCCGCTGCTGGGCACGGTGATCCTGACGGTATTGCCGGAGATCGCCGCGCCGCTGGCGGCGTGGTCGAACTTCCTGTATGCCCTGATGCTGCTGGTGATCGTGCTGGTCGCCCCCGGGGGCATCGCGGCGCTGCTGGACTTCCGCAACAGGAGACCGCTGCCGGCCAATCGCAGCATCGCGCCCGAACCCGCGCCGCTGGCCCAGCTGCTGACGACGACACCCGCGAGCGGTGGCATCGCGCTGCAGAATATCGTGCTGAGCTTTGGCGGGGTGCGGGCCATCGACGGGCTGAGCCTGAAGATCGAGCCGGGGCAGATACACGGCCTTATCGGTCCCAACGGCAGCGGCAAGACCACCACGCTGAATGTCATCTCCGGTTATTGCACGCCGGAAGCCGGCACGCTCAGCCTGAACGGCGCGGCGCTGGCGCTCGGCCAGCCGCTGCTGCGCGCGCCGCGCGGGATCGCCCGGACCTACCAAACGCCGCGCATCATCGGCGAGGCGTCCGTCCTGCAGAACGTGATGATAGGAGGCACGCTGCAAGGCCATGCGTCCTTCGTCGAATCGATGCTGCACCTGCCGCGCCATCGCCGCGACGAACGGGTGCTGCACGACGCCGCGCGCACCGCGTTGCGCGTCGTCGGGCTGGGGGCGGTGGCCGAGGTACGCGCGGACCGCCTGCAACACAGCGAGCTGCGCTTCCTGGAAATCGCCCGCGCGCTGATGCTGCGTCCGTCCTTCCTGCTGCTCGACGAGCCCGCCGCGGGGCTGGCCGCCGAGGAAATCCGCAGGCTGGGCGAGCTTATCCGTCACATCGCGCGGCACGGCACGGGCGTGCTGCTGGTGGAGCATCACGCCGACCTGATCTTCGATATCTGCGATCACGTCACGGTGCTGAACCTGGGCCGCGTGCTGGCCGACGGCACGCCGGCGCAGGTGCGCGAACACAAGGAGGTGGTCAGTGCATATCTCGGAGGATAG
- a CDS encoding ABC transporter ATP-binding protein: MHISEDRQVAENGAPAGDTPLLSVRGLAAGYGKIGILRGIDLDVAAGEIVAILGPNGAGKSTLMRAVSGLLPLTAGSISFGGADLSRATPREAARVGLVHVIEGHRVFTQQSVLDNLMLAGYDAPRTERRTRVEEALDYFPEIAAKRHDRAGALSGGQQQMLVVAQGLVKRPRLLILDEPSAGLSPVLVDRVLTVAGQLRKQGTAIVLVEQLVEKALALADRVYALAQGRIAMQAGTREADLAARLERAYFGDHGRVATQ; encoded by the coding sequence GTGCATATCTCGGAGGATAGGCAGGTCGCCGAAAACGGCGCGCCCGCTGGCGACACGCCACTACTGTCGGTACGCGGCCTGGCGGCCGGCTACGGCAAGATCGGCATCCTGCGCGGCATAGACCTGGACGTCGCCGCCGGCGAGATCGTGGCCATCCTGGGGCCCAATGGCGCGGGCAAGAGCACGCTGATGCGCGCCGTCTCCGGCCTGCTGCCGCTCACGGCCGGCAGCATATCCTTCGGCGGCGCCGACCTGAGCCGTGCCACGCCGCGCGAAGCGGCGCGCGTGGGGCTGGTCCACGTCATCGAAGGCCACCGCGTCTTCACGCAGCAGAGCGTGCTCGACAACCTGATGCTGGCCGGCTACGACGCGCCGCGAACGGAACGCAGGACGCGCGTGGAAGAAGCCCTGGACTATTTCCCGGAGATCGCGGCCAAGCGCCACGACCGCGCCGGCGCGCTGAGCGGGGGCCAGCAACAGATGCTGGTCGTCGCGCAGGGCCTGGTCAAGCGGCCCCGCCTGCTTATCCTCGACGAACCGTCCGCGGGCTTGTCGCCGGTCCTGGTCGACCGCGTCCTGACCGTTGCCGGACAGCTGCGCAAGCAGGGCACGGCCATCGTGCTCGTGGAACAGCTGGTGGAAAAGGCGCTGGCCCTGGCCGATCGCGTATATGCCCTGGCGCAAGGCCGCATCGCCATGCAGGCCGGCACGCGCGAAGCCGACCTGGCCGCGCGCCTGGAGCGGGCCTATTTTGGAGACCATGGCCGTGTGGCAACCCAGTGA